The following proteins are co-located in the Manihot esculenta cultivar AM560-2 chromosome 9, M.esculenta_v8, whole genome shotgun sequence genome:
- the LOC110623811 gene encoding protein STRUBBELIG-RECEPTOR FAMILY 2 isoform X2, with amino-acid sequence MVEEKLQWFLTVIIFLAILDSGALALTDTNDVTALQSLYIALNKPPHLKGWKLGEGDPCQESWTGVSCFGSSVIYLKLQGLNLSGYLGTQLHNLPNLKHLDVSSNNIMGEIPYELPPNATRINLACNMLSQNLPNSLSSLQELRHLNLSNNSLYGTIGNVFSGLKSLKEMDLSYNYFSGDLPTSIGSLTNLTRLFLQNNQFTGSVIYLADLHLTELNIQSNHFSGVIPTQFQSIPNLWIDGNKFHMGVNYPLWNFPLENVSIEQNFNGPPTTESSVIENYFNPEAAEHKKKGLGPGGIACTVGAATLVVTCAAIYVAIRLRRSHIFPVTRDTSPTACEASPQLLPVKSPPTVGPSHINPASRTKTEKISRRRSLAKKFKAPASAKIYTVAELLSATNNFSEDNLLGEGSLGSVYKAKFPDGHIVVVKNISVVSLSFQEEEQFLEVIWTASRLRHPHIVTLLGYCVENGYHLLVYEYIKKLNLHDVLHGGAYKPLPWTIRVAIALGIARALHYLHSTFSPPIAHGNIKAANVLLDEELKPRLCDCGIAILRPLASNSVKIKAAEFAVGDTGYIAPEHGEPGKDGTKSDIYAFGVLLLELLTGRKPFDRSRPIEEQSLVKWASSRLHDAAHLTQMVDPDIRRTLTPKAASRFADVISLCIQMEREMNKRSCVKSRALLLHIK; translated from the exons ATGGTCGAAGAGAAACTACAGTGGTTTTTAACTGTAATAATCTTCTTGGCGATTCTGGATTCCGGCGCTTTGGCATTGACGGATACGAATGATG TCACGGCGCTTCAAAGTCTGTATATAGCTCTGAATAAGCCCCCACATCTGAAGGGATGGAAACTGGGTGAAGGGGATCCATGTCAGGAGTCATGGACTGGAGTGTCTTGTTTCGGGTCGTCCGTAATCTACCT TAAGCTTCAAGGACTAAACCTGAGTGGGTACCTCGGAACCCAGCTTCACAATCTTCCTAACTTGAAGCATCT GGATGTTAGCTCCAATAACATTATGGGTGAAATTCCATATGAACTACCCCCTAATGCCACTCGCAT CAATTTAGCATGCAACATGTTGAGTCAAAATTTACCCAATTCTTTATCAAGTCTCCAGGAACTCCGACATTT GAACCTAAGCAACAACTCATTATATGGAACTATTGGTAACGTGTTCAGTGGCTTGAAGAGTCTAAAAGAGAT GGATCTTTCATACAATTACTTCTCTggagatttacctacttctatagGATCTCTGACAAATCTTACTAGATT GTTCTTGCAGAACAACCAATTCACTGGATCAGTTATCTACCTGGCTGATCTTCACCTAACCGAGCT AAACATCCAATCTAATCACTTTAGTGGTGTTATTCCAACTCAATTTCAATCAATACCAAATCTGTG GATTGATGGGAATAAGTTCCATATGGGAGTCAACTACCCACTCTGGAATTTTCCTCTGGAAAATGTGTCCATAGAGCAAAATTTTAATGGACCCCCAACAACAGAATCAAGTGTCATTGAGAACTATTTCAATCCTGAGGCAGCTGAGCACAAGAAGAAAGGGTTAGGTCCTGGAGGAATAGCTTGTACTGTGGGTGCAGCAACTCTCGTAGTGACCTGTGCAGCAATTTATGTTGCAATCCGTCTTAGGCGATCCCATATTTTTCCCGTCAccagag ACACTTCTCCAACTGCATGTGAAGCAAGCCCACAACTCTTGCCAGTAAAATCTCCACCTACAGTTGGCCCAAGCCATATAAATCCGGCTTCCCGTACAAAAACTGAGAAAATTTCCAGAAGAAGAAGCTTAGCTAAGAAATTCAAAGCTCCAGCAAGTGCTAAAATTTACACTGTGGCAGAGCTTCTTTCTGCGACAAACAATTTCAGTGAAGATAATTTACTAGGGGAGGGATCTCTTGGTTCTGTTTACAAAGCCAAGTTCCCTGATGGGCAT ATAGTGGTGGTCAAAAACATCAGTGTGGTATCGCTATCTTTCCAAGAAGAAGAACAATTCTTAGAGGTGATTTGGACTGCATCGCGACTGAGGCACCCACACATTGTAACACTTCTTGGTTACTGTGTAGAAAATGGATATCATCTTCTTGTGTATgagtatataaaaaaattaaatctccaTGATGTTCTTCATGGTGGAGCGTACAAACCACTGCCATGGACCATTCGTGTTGCTATTGCACTAGGAATTGCTCGGGCTCTGCA CTACTTGCATTCTACTTTCTCTCCTCCTATTGCTCACGGCAACATAAAGGCTGCCAATGTCTTGCTTGATGAAGAACTTAAACCTCGTCTTTGTGACTGTGGAATTGCAATTTTGAGGCCGCTGGCAAGCAATAGTGTTAAAATTAAG GCTGCCGAATTTGCTGTTGGTGACACTGGCTATATTGCACCTGAGCATGGGGAACCAGGAAAAGATGGCACGAAAAGTGACATCTATGCCTTTGGGGTCTTGCTTTTGGAGCTTTTGACAGGGAGGAAACCTTTTGATAG GTCAAGGCCAATAGAAGAGCAATCATTGGTGAAATGGGCCTCATCTCGGCTTCATGATGCTGCACATTTGACACAAATGGTTGATCCAGATATCAGAAGAACACTCACTCCCAAGGCTGCCTCCCGATTTGCAGATGTCATCTCTCTCTGTATTCAG ATGGAAAGGGAGATGAATAAACGATCCTGCGTTAAAAGTAGAGCTTTGCTCTTGCATATCAAATGA
- the LOC110623811 gene encoding protein STRUBBELIG-RECEPTOR FAMILY 2 isoform X1, which translates to MVEEKLQWFLTVIIFLAILDSGALALTDTNDVTALQSLYIALNKPPHLKGWKLGEGDPCQESWTGVSCFGSSVIYLKLQGLNLSGYLGTQLHNLPNLKHLDVSSNNIMGEIPYELPPNATRINLACNMLSQNLPNSLSSLQELRHLNLSNNSLYGTIGNVFSGLKSLKEMDLSYNYFSGDLPTSIGSLTNLTRLFLQNNQFTGSVIYLADLHLTELNIQSNHFSGVIPTQFQSIPNLWIDGNKFHMGVNYPLWNFPLENVSIEQNFNGPPTTESSVIENYFNPEAAEHKKKGLGPGGIACTVGAATLVVTCAAIYVAIRLRRSHIFPVTRDTSPTACEASPQLLPVKSPPTVGPSHINPASRTKTEKISRRRSLAKKFKAPASAKIYTVAELLSATNNFSEDNLLGEGSLGSVYKAKFPDGHIVVVKNISVVSLSFQEEEQFLEVIWTASRLRHPHIVTLLGYCVENGYHLLVYEYIKKLNLHDVLHGGAYKPLPWTIRVAIALGIARALHYLHSTFSPPIAHGNIKAANVLLDEELKPRLCDCGIAILRPLASNSVKIKAAEFAVGDTGYIAPEHGEPGKDGTKSDIYAFGVLLLELLTGRKPFDRSRPIEEQSLVKWASSRLHDAAHLTQMVDPDIRRTLTPKAASRFADVISLCIQPEKLFRPPMSEIAESLTSLLLKFSFAKSNTLDGPGGDTLDRSFHTTRSRFISSPTTSHHST; encoded by the exons ATGGTCGAAGAGAAACTACAGTGGTTTTTAACTGTAATAATCTTCTTGGCGATTCTGGATTCCGGCGCTTTGGCATTGACGGATACGAATGATG TCACGGCGCTTCAAAGTCTGTATATAGCTCTGAATAAGCCCCCACATCTGAAGGGATGGAAACTGGGTGAAGGGGATCCATGTCAGGAGTCATGGACTGGAGTGTCTTGTTTCGGGTCGTCCGTAATCTACCT TAAGCTTCAAGGACTAAACCTGAGTGGGTACCTCGGAACCCAGCTTCACAATCTTCCTAACTTGAAGCATCT GGATGTTAGCTCCAATAACATTATGGGTGAAATTCCATATGAACTACCCCCTAATGCCACTCGCAT CAATTTAGCATGCAACATGTTGAGTCAAAATTTACCCAATTCTTTATCAAGTCTCCAGGAACTCCGACATTT GAACCTAAGCAACAACTCATTATATGGAACTATTGGTAACGTGTTCAGTGGCTTGAAGAGTCTAAAAGAGAT GGATCTTTCATACAATTACTTCTCTggagatttacctacttctatagGATCTCTGACAAATCTTACTAGATT GTTCTTGCAGAACAACCAATTCACTGGATCAGTTATCTACCTGGCTGATCTTCACCTAACCGAGCT AAACATCCAATCTAATCACTTTAGTGGTGTTATTCCAACTCAATTTCAATCAATACCAAATCTGTG GATTGATGGGAATAAGTTCCATATGGGAGTCAACTACCCACTCTGGAATTTTCCTCTGGAAAATGTGTCCATAGAGCAAAATTTTAATGGACCCCCAACAACAGAATCAAGTGTCATTGAGAACTATTTCAATCCTGAGGCAGCTGAGCACAAGAAGAAAGGGTTAGGTCCTGGAGGAATAGCTTGTACTGTGGGTGCAGCAACTCTCGTAGTGACCTGTGCAGCAATTTATGTTGCAATCCGTCTTAGGCGATCCCATATTTTTCCCGTCAccagag ACACTTCTCCAACTGCATGTGAAGCAAGCCCACAACTCTTGCCAGTAAAATCTCCACCTACAGTTGGCCCAAGCCATATAAATCCGGCTTCCCGTACAAAAACTGAGAAAATTTCCAGAAGAAGAAGCTTAGCTAAGAAATTCAAAGCTCCAGCAAGTGCTAAAATTTACACTGTGGCAGAGCTTCTTTCTGCGACAAACAATTTCAGTGAAGATAATTTACTAGGGGAGGGATCTCTTGGTTCTGTTTACAAAGCCAAGTTCCCTGATGGGCAT ATAGTGGTGGTCAAAAACATCAGTGTGGTATCGCTATCTTTCCAAGAAGAAGAACAATTCTTAGAGGTGATTTGGACTGCATCGCGACTGAGGCACCCACACATTGTAACACTTCTTGGTTACTGTGTAGAAAATGGATATCATCTTCTTGTGTATgagtatataaaaaaattaaatctccaTGATGTTCTTCATGGTGGAGCGTACAAACCACTGCCATGGACCATTCGTGTTGCTATTGCACTAGGAATTGCTCGGGCTCTGCA CTACTTGCATTCTACTTTCTCTCCTCCTATTGCTCACGGCAACATAAAGGCTGCCAATGTCTTGCTTGATGAAGAACTTAAACCTCGTCTTTGTGACTGTGGAATTGCAATTTTGAGGCCGCTGGCAAGCAATAGTGTTAAAATTAAG GCTGCCGAATTTGCTGTTGGTGACACTGGCTATATTGCACCTGAGCATGGGGAACCAGGAAAAGATGGCACGAAAAGTGACATCTATGCCTTTGGGGTCTTGCTTTTGGAGCTTTTGACAGGGAGGAAACCTTTTGATAG GTCAAGGCCAATAGAAGAGCAATCATTGGTGAAATGGGCCTCATCTCGGCTTCATGATGCTGCACATTTGACACAAATGGTTGATCCAGATATCAGAAGAACACTCACTCCCAAGGCTGCCTCCCGATTTGCAGATGTCATCTCTCTCTGTATTCAG CCTGAGAAGTTATTCCGTCCACCAATGTCTGAAATTGCGGAATCACTGACATCCTTGCTGCTAAAATTCTCCTTTGCAAAAAGCAATACTTTAGATGGTCCCGGAGGTGACACCCTTGACAGATCTTTCCATACAACCCGCTCTCGCTTCATAAGCTCTCCCACTACGAGCCATCACTCCACCTAA
- the LOC110623812 gene encoding LOB domain-containing protein 24, with product MIYGRCAACKYLRRRCPLDCIFSPYFPSNDPERFSCVHKIYGASNVGKMLQQLPDHLRAPAADCLCYEARCRIQDPVYGCVGIISLLDQQIQTAENQLAETKAEIAVLAMHNNFHK from the exons ATGATTTATGGACGTTGTGCTGCTTGCAAGTATTTGAGGAGAAGATGCCCTTTAGATTGCATTTTCTCTCCATATTTCCCTTCAAATGATCCTGAAAGATTTTCATGCGTCCACAAAATCTATGGTGCCAGCAATGTCGGAAAGATGCTCCAG CAACTGCCGGATCATCTTCGAGCTCCAGCAGCAGATTGCTTATGCTATGAAGCACGATGCAGAATTCAAGATCCTGTGTATGGCTGTGTTGGAATAATCTCTCTTCTTGATCAACAAATACAAACTGCAGAAAATCAGCTAGCTGAAACCAAAGCAGAAATTGCTGTCCTTGCTATGCACAACAACTTTCATAAGTAA